A genomic segment from Saprospiraceae bacterium encodes:
- a CDS encoding potassium channel protein, with protein sequence MKLIWQNRFFNWYSLASSYLSLRLASYLVALAFLIGIFGYMGIEGYSLREAFYMTAITISTVGYTEVHPLSPNGQLFTSIFIIINLGIFAYAVSAFTSYIIHGEFFRQMHVSIIKQQISQLKNHIILCGYGRYGKEVVENFLKHNIDFVIIEKDPKEIEEIQKRAEKILYIEDDATHDDVLQLAGIHKAKALISALGDDTENVFTVLTARQLSPTVNIISRSLHPKTESKLRMAGANHVISPEQIGGFYMATIVNKPAAIDFFSFITNEYESDIGFEEITYENLPNDCKDKSIRDLKIRKITGANIIGFRNQAGKYTVNPSPETVFVKGTSFIVLGDETQLEALRNYFTSPD encoded by the coding sequence ATGAAACTAATTTGGCAAAATAGATTTTTCAATTGGTATTCTTTAGCGAGCTCCTATCTAAGTCTGCGCCTGGCCAGTTACTTGGTTGCGCTGGCGTTTCTGATTGGCATATTTGGATACATGGGCATAGAAGGCTATTCTTTGCGGGAAGCTTTTTATATGACGGCTATTACTATTTCTACCGTCGGTTATACGGAGGTTCACCCGCTCAGCCCTAATGGTCAGCTTTTTACCTCTATCTTTATTATCATTAATCTCGGTATATTTGCCTATGCTGTTTCCGCTTTTACCAGCTATATTATTCACGGTGAATTTTTCCGACAAATGCATGTAAGTATTATTAAGCAACAGATCAGCCAACTAAAAAACCATATCATCTTATGTGGGTATGGGCGTTATGGGAAAGAAGTCGTAGAGAACTTCCTCAAGCATAATATTGATTTTGTTATCATTGAAAAAGATCCAAAGGAAATTGAGGAAATTCAAAAGCGAGCAGAGAAAATTCTTTATATAGAAGATGACGCCACCCATGATGATGTACTACAATTGGCAGGCATTCATAAAGCGAAGGCACTAATTTCAGCCCTGGGAGATGATACGGAGAATGTATTCACAGTGCTAACGGCTCGACAATTGAGCCCCACGGTTAATATCATTAGTCGTTCTTTACACCCAAAAACGGAGTCAAAACTAAGGATGGCGGGGGCTAATCACGTCATTAGCCCGGAACAAATTGGCGGTTTTTATATGGCAACTATCGTCAATAAACCCGCAGCTATTGATTTTTTCTCCTTTATCACCAATGAATACGAATCGGACATTGGTTTTGAGGAAATTACCTACGAAAACCTACCTAATGATTGCAAAGATAAATCGATTCGGGATTTGAAAATTCGAAAAATAACTGGCGCCAATATCATTGGATTTAGAAACCAAGCCGGCAAATACACCGTTAATCCGTCCCCCGAAACTGTCTTCGTAAAAGGGACTAGCTTTATTGTGTTAGGAGATGAAACCCAACTTGAAGCCCTACGCAACTATTTCACTTCGCCTGATTAA
- a CDS encoding response regulator transcription factor, with translation MQQIKILIVEDEPMIARDLATTLEGMDYSIAEICYTYEEAMTFLETKQADFVILDINLGKGQEGISLGAFIDQHLKLPFLYLTSYSDKETIAKVKRTYPMAYLLKPFDEKDLFTAIEVALSNHSRMYNPVQFDIHSINHKLLSPLTSKEFEILLDVYAGLNNQQLCEKHFISMNTVKTHVKHLFNKFDVSDRTAFIVKLRNWI, from the coding sequence ATGCAGCAAATTAAAATACTCATCGTAGAAGATGAACCTATGATTGCCAGGGACTTGGCCACCACCCTGGAGGGAATGGACTATTCCATTGCTGAGATTTGCTACACCTATGAAGAAGCCATGACATTTTTGGAAACCAAACAGGCAGATTTTGTTATTCTGGACATTAACCTCGGCAAGGGGCAGGAGGGGATAAGTCTTGGGGCGTTTATAGACCAACATCTGAAATTGCCCTTTCTATACCTTACCTCTTATTCCGATAAAGAGACCATAGCGAAAGTAAAACGTACCTATCCGATGGCCTATTTATTAAAGCCATTTGATGAAAAAGATCTCTTTACCGCCATAGAAGTTGCCCTATCTAATCACTCCAGAATGTACAATCCTGTTCAATTTGACATCCATTCCATCAACCATAAACTGCTATCCCCGCTTACTTCCAAAGAATTTGAAATTTTGTTAGATGTATATGCAGGACTGAACAATCAACAGCTCTGTGAAAAACATTTTATCTCCATGAACACGGTCAAAACACATGTCAAACACCTCTTCAATAAATTTGATGTTAGTGATCGAACTGCTTTTATTGTAAAACTTAGAAACTGGATTTGA
- a CDS encoding universal stress protein: MKNILVPTDFSACATNALEAAVELSKRFGSEVHLLHCLTPGKQRQHPTQADLDEADQAYQNAMVLLENIKAKYTSTTFSIKIDKQKLPDSIAAYTTQHGIDLVVMGSHGASGQNEFFIGSNTQKVVRKAHLPVLVLKEPLKDFNFSKVVFATSLNQDEKESFAKFKDFVKHFIPEIHLVYINNDPFFGLPYIHIKEILEEWKVLAQPFECQTHYFSAYTIEQGIRALSRELGASLVGISNHHRHPMKRLFAGSNVEALVNHSDLPVLSIDY; encoded by the coding sequence ATGAAGAACATTTTGGTTCCGACCGATTTTTCAGCTTGCGCCACCAATGCCCTAGAGGCTGCAGTAGAATTGAGCAAACGATTTGGATCAGAGGTACATCTACTCCATTGCCTTACCCCAGGGAAGCAAAGACAACATCCTACCCAGGCGGATTTGGACGAAGCAGACCAGGCTTACCAAAATGCAATGGTACTCCTCGAAAACATTAAAGCCAAATACACTTCCACCACTTTTTCGATAAAGATTGATAAGCAAAAACTACCTGACAGCATAGCGGCGTATACTACGCAACATGGGATTGACCTGGTCGTCATGGGATCCCATGGTGCCAGTGGGCAAAATGAATTTTTTATAGGATCAAACACCCAAAAAGTGGTTCGCAAAGCGCATCTTCCGGTTTTGGTCCTAAAAGAGCCCTTAAAAGATTTCAATTTCTCCAAAGTGGTATTTGCTACTAGCCTTAACCAGGATGAGAAAGAATCCTTCGCCAAGTTTAAAGATTTCGTCAAACATTTTATTCCTGAAATCCACCTCGTTTATATCAACAATGACCCTTTCTTCGGTCTTCCATATATTCATATCAAAGAGATTTTGGAAGAGTGGAAGGTGTTGGCGCAACCCTTTGAATGCCAAACCCATTACTTCAGCGCCTATACCATTGAACAAGGTATTAGGGCCTTGTCCCGCGAATTGGGGGCTAGTTTGGTAGGCATCTCCAACCACCATCGCCATCCAATGAAACGATTATTTGCTGGTAGCAACGTAGAAGCGCTGGTCAATCATTCTGATTTACCTGTTCTAAGTATAGATTATTAA
- a CDS encoding universal stress protein, protein MKDPIAVKAPSDIKAFEVKQAVIGLELGQTDDNVLAYAQYFTKHIPTSAACFVHVIPAPQLLEAFYENIAGRFDIKASIHANLLKKISPLFKDVNVTKEYEVKEGNPLKELVDAAEEKAADLVIIGQKSNAQKHGILAKNLARAAAGNALVVPEKAVVNISKILVPIDFSPNSVKAFQTALAINQQLKEKATIVCLNVFDLPNFSAYDVGRSPAQFKTWIIDSRKEAFAHFLNTYAPDNQNNISTVLIEREGPGLAHYIMDYAQKEHFDLMVMGAKGHSTIERLLMGSVTEKILSMNEFMATLVVK, encoded by the coding sequence ATGAAAGATCCCATCGCTGTTAAAGCACCATCTGATATAAAAGCTTTTGAAGTAAAACAAGCAGTCATCGGCTTGGAATTGGGGCAAACGGATGATAATGTACTGGCTTATGCCCAGTATTTCACCAAACATATCCCAACAAGCGCGGCTTGCTTCGTACATGTTATCCCTGCCCCGCAATTGCTGGAGGCTTTTTATGAGAACATAGCCGGCAGGTTTGACATCAAAGCTAGTATCCACGCCAATCTTCTCAAAAAGATTAGTCCCCTGTTTAAGGATGTAAATGTAACCAAGGAGTATGAGGTAAAGGAAGGAAATCCTTTAAAGGAATTAGTGGATGCTGCCGAAGAGAAAGCCGCCGACCTTGTAATCATTGGCCAAAAATCAAATGCTCAAAAACATGGCATCCTAGCTAAAAATTTAGCCCGCGCCGCGGCCGGAAATGCCTTGGTTGTTCCAGAGAAAGCAGTCGTCAATATTTCCAAGATTTTAGTTCCTATTGACTTCTCGCCAAACTCGGTAAAAGCCTTCCAGACGGCGCTTGCCATCAACCAACAATTGAAGGAGAAAGCAACCATCGTTTGCCTCAATGTTTTTGACTTGCCCAATTTCAGCGCCTATGATGTTGGCAGAAGCCCTGCCCAGTTTAAGACTTGGATCATAGATAGCAGGAAAGAAGCTTTCGCCCACTTCCTAAACACCTACGCACCTGATAATCAGAATAATATATCAACTGTCTTAATAGAGAGAGAAGGACCTGGTTTAGCCCATTATATCATGGACTACGCCCAAAAAGAGCACTTTGATCTTATGGTGATGGGCGCAAAAGGACATTCCACTATTGAAAGACTTTTGATGGGTAGTGTCACTGAAAAAATACTCAGCATGAATGAATTCATGGCAACATTAGTTGTAAAATAA
- a CDS encoding Hsp20/alpha crystallin family protein: MSLIKWNPSNSLFPSMSSLVDNFFKDDDFFNGLRTGSSLPAVNVVDTKEAYTLEVAAPGLKKEDFKVTVDKGVLTIKAERSTEEKEEKENYTRREFSYSSFNRSFWLPEHVNADSVNAKYEEGILKITLPKVVAEVEGPAKAIQIA, encoded by the coding sequence ATGTCACTAATTAAATGGAACCCAAGTAACAGTTTGTTCCCTTCTATGTCTTCATTGGTTGACAATTTTTTTAAGGATGATGACTTCTTTAATGGACTGCGTACAGGCAGTAGTTTACCCGCTGTAAACGTTGTGGACACTAAAGAGGCCTATACCTTAGAAGTTGCTGCACCTGGTTTGAAAAAAGAAGACTTTAAAGTAACTGTAGACAAAGGCGTTCTCACCATTAAGGCAGAACGTAGCACGGAAGAAAAAGAAGAAAAAGAAAATTACACACGCCGTGAATTTAGCTACAGTTCCTTTAATCGTTCCTTTTGGCTACCAGAACATGTTAATGCAGACAGTGTCAACGCTAAGTATGAGGAGGGCATTCTGAAAATTACCTTACCCAAGGTAGTAGCGGAAGTAGAAGGGCCCGCCAAGGCTATTCAAATAGCTTAG
- a CDS encoding CBS domain-containing protein: MIDNNSLSTIMTEDVIVVHPNDTMDVVQDIFNRNNIHHIPVVNEKHEVVGIISKGDYLLLCDHLTLFRRDLNQQNDLRFFKSLLVEEVMTKQVAKLRERDTIYMAAAFFRENLFHAIPIVDEHNKLKGIVTTFDLLNYAFRDTLLISQH; the protein is encoded by the coding sequence ATGATTGATAACAATTCTCTTTCAACTATTATGACGGAGGATGTCATTGTGGTTCATCCCAATGATACCATGGATGTCGTTCAGGATATTTTTAACCGCAATAACATACATCACATTCCTGTGGTCAATGAGAAACACGAAGTCGTGGGGATCATTAGCAAGGGTGATTACCTTTTACTTTGTGACCATTTGACCCTATTTAGGCGTGACTTGAACCAACAAAATGACCTGCGTTTCTTTAAATCGCTTTTAGTAGAAGAGGTAATGACCAAGCAAGTAGCCAAACTGAGGGAGCGGGACACGATCTATATGGCTGCTGCATTTTTTAGGGAGAATCTCTTCCATGCCATCCCCATTGTTGACGAACACAATAAACTAAAAGGAATTGTGACAACTTTCGATTTGCTGAACTACGCCTTCAGGGATACTTTGTTAATTAGCCAGCATTAA
- a CDS encoding sensor histidine kinase: MRTFLFFLLFSLGSYANNMANDLPDNLLKSLKKEAEDTAKVWSYFKVAQYYQVSNIDSSIFYLDKALTLADRHHFNKGKAAALLRLMGIYVYAGQPERVAKYGKEALTVAQSPGVGEYAGKIYELYGNSMLDAMEPDSAFYYFSLAEKAYTAIGESYRNFSVNLGYSNIYIQEGDDQKAEAYLLKAYDISKTRRIRKDHGMVLYFLMDFYFSRNNMAAYAPYAAAYLELTGKDEFALEVDPMHQFLYFFDEAEPIERKIQKIKEVIAVQQASGYYRNLAISYDYLCELQEEIQDWKGALQTALAGLELTKSIKHLNEETAFTQMIANIYEHLGNYEMAHHYLKSAIKLQDSIHLFVLQKNKQELEVQFETEKKEAALAISELELERKTSQQRSTTVILGVVAALALVTLWFLYFKSKTNKILSEKNTIIGRALAEKEVLLKEIHHRVKNNLQVISSLLNLQSKSLQDAKAKAAILDGQNRVKSMALIHQNLYLSDNLATVDINNYIGRLTENLFHSYNIKDDLVRLKTDIDSMQMDVDTLIPLGLILNEVLSNALKHAFPANRSGTIEVLLKEKKEGLLLRVKDDGIGFAPQAISPTKHSLGMILIQDFSRKLKAEMTWEGNNGTEFKLLIHEYKIANWAHAAN, encoded by the coding sequence ATGAGGACATTTCTCTTTTTTCTGTTGTTCTCTCTTGGCTCCTATGCAAATAATATGGCCAATGACCTGCCTGATAATTTACTCAAGTCATTGAAAAAGGAGGCGGAGGATACGGCTAAAGTTTGGTCTTACTTCAAAGTGGCTCAATACTATCAAGTTTCAAATATAGATAGTTCGATTTTCTACCTAGACAAGGCTTTAACCCTGGCTGATCGACATCATTTTAACAAAGGCAAGGCAGCCGCTCTATTGAGGCTGATGGGGATCTATGTCTATGCAGGCCAACCAGAAAGGGTAGCCAAGTATGGGAAGGAAGCGTTGACGGTAGCCCAATCCCCAGGGGTAGGGGAGTATGCGGGTAAAATTTACGAATTATATGGCAATTCGATGCTCGATGCGATGGAACCCGATTCAGCCTTTTATTATTTTTCTCTGGCGGAAAAGGCCTATACCGCTATTGGTGAGTCCTACCGTAATTTTTCGGTTAACCTAGGTTACAGTAATATTTATATTCAGGAAGGTGATGATCAAAAGGCCGAAGCATATTTATTAAAAGCCTATGACATCAGCAAAACTCGACGCATAAGAAAAGACCATGGCATGGTGCTCTATTTTTTGATGGATTTTTATTTTTCCAGGAATAATATGGCTGCTTATGCGCCCTATGCAGCAGCGTATCTCGAACTGACAGGAAAAGATGAATTTGCGTTGGAGGTCGACCCTATGCACCAATTTCTTTATTTTTTTGATGAAGCTGAACCCATTGAGCGCAAAATTCAAAAAATAAAGGAGGTAATAGCCGTACAACAAGCTTCAGGATATTATCGGAACCTGGCCATCAGCTATGATTATCTATGCGAATTGCAAGAAGAGATACAAGATTGGAAAGGTGCCCTTCAAACGGCACTTGCGGGACTGGAGCTTACGAAAAGTATTAAACACCTGAATGAAGAAACCGCATTTACCCAAATGATAGCCAATATTTATGAACATTTGGGAAATTATGAAATGGCCCATCATTATTTAAAGAGCGCTATCAAGCTTCAGGATAGCATCCATTTGTTTGTCTTGCAAAAAAACAAACAGGAATTGGAAGTCCAGTTTGAAACGGAAAAGAAAGAGGCCGCATTGGCTATTAGCGAATTGGAATTAGAGCGGAAAACCTCACAACAAAGGTCAACGACTGTTATTTTGGGAGTAGTAGCAGCGTTAGCCCTGGTGACCTTATGGTTTTTGTACTTTAAATCAAAAACAAATAAAATCCTTTCAGAAAAAAATACGATTATCGGTCGGGCTTTGGCAGAAAAGGAAGTTTTACTCAAAGAGATTCATCATCGGGTGAAAAACAATCTCCAGGTAATTTCCAGTTTGCTCAATTTGCAATCCAAATCCTTGCAGGACGCCAAGGCAAAAGCCGCAATTCTGGATGGCCAAAACCGGGTTAAATCGATGGCCTTGATTCATCAAAACCTTTATCTTTCTGACAACCTGGCTACAGTGGATATTAACAACTACATTGGTCGATTGACCGAAAACCTTTTCCATTCCTATAATATTAAGGATGACCTCGTTCGCCTAAAAACGGATATAGATTCGATGCAAATGGATGTAGATACCTTGATCCCACTAGGGCTGATCTTGAACGAGGTACTTAGTAATGCCCTCAAACATGCTTTTCCAGCCAATCGATCCGGGACCATAGAAGTGCTGCTAAAAGAAAAAAAAGAAGGTTTGTTGTTAAGGGTAAAAGATGATGGGATTGGATTTGCCCCTCAAGCAATATCTCCCACCAAGCACTCCCTTGGGATGATTCTCATTCAGGATTTTTCGCGTAAACTTAAGGCAGAAATGACTTGGGAGGGAAATAACGGAACCGAATTTAAGCTCCTGATCCACGAATACAAAATAGCAAATTGGGCTCATGCAGCAAATTAA
- the hemN gene encoding oxygen-independent coproporphyrinogen III oxidase has protein sequence MNTLLLGKYDVPAPRYTSYPTVPYWDHAPTSVEWQAKAMQLEEGISLYIHLPYCEHLCTYCGCNKRITKNHAVENPYIDSLLKEWSQYLSLWGQTPVIKELHLGGGTPTFFSPAALERLVLGITKDAIVPKRASFSFEAHPSSTTIEHLQTLRQLGFRRISIGVQDFSPIILEIINRQQSEVEVEMVTQSARALGFDSINYDLIFGLPLQDKAAIRSTIEKVKRLRPDRIAFYSYAHVPWIKPSQRAYSEKDLPLGKDKRDLYDLGRTLLEEAGYLEIGMDHFALPSDELYQAYQAGHLHRNFMGYTPHFTRLSIGLGASAISDSWDAFVQNEKKVEDYQTRVAQGGLPFFKGHLLTEEDQIIRQHILNLMCRHETSWVDPSLQCDALFDGLERMDELEKDGLLERSAFTLKVTTEGLPFIRNICQALDARLWEHQPEGLLFSQVV, from the coding sequence ATGAATACACTACTATTAGGTAAATATGACGTCCCGGCTCCACGCTATACGAGCTACCCTACGGTCCCTTATTGGGACCATGCTCCTACGTCTGTTGAATGGCAAGCGAAAGCTATGCAATTAGAGGAAGGCATTAGCCTTTATATACATCTGCCTTATTGTGAGCACCTTTGCACTTATTGTGGCTGCAATAAGCGAATTACGAAAAATCATGCGGTAGAAAATCCATATATAGATAGTTTGCTGAAAGAATGGTCACAATACCTGTCCTTATGGGGGCAAACACCTGTCATAAAAGAATTGCATCTTGGGGGCGGAACACCCACTTTTTTTTCTCCGGCGGCATTGGAGCGTTTGGTCCTGGGTATCACCAAGGACGCCATCGTGCCTAAGCGGGCAAGCTTTAGCTTTGAGGCCCATCCTTCCAGCACAACGATTGAACATTTACAAACGCTCCGGCAGTTAGGGTTCCGACGGATCAGCATAGGCGTTCAGGATTTTTCTCCTATTATATTGGAGATCATCAATCGCCAGCAAAGTGAGGTGGAGGTGGAGATGGTCACCCAAAGTGCCAGGGCCTTGGGTTTCGATTCTATCAACTATGATCTTATTTTTGGCCTGCCACTTCAGGATAAAGCAGCCATTCGAAGCACCATCGAAAAGGTAAAACGCCTTCGACCTGATCGCATCGCCTTTTACAGTTACGCCCATGTTCCCTGGATCAAACCGAGTCAAAGGGCTTATAGTGAAAAGGATCTACCCTTGGGTAAGGATAAACGCGACTTATATGACTTAGGTCGTACCCTACTGGAAGAAGCCGGTTACCTAGAAATCGGAATGGATCATTTTGCCCTTCCATCAGACGAACTATACCAAGCGTACCAAGCAGGACATTTGCACCGCAATTTCATGGGTTATACACCTCATTTTACACGGCTAAGTATTGGTTTAGGGGCATCGGCGATTAGCGATAGCTGGGATGCATTTGTGCAGAATGAGAAAAAAGTGGAAGATTATCAGACGCGAGTAGCTCAAGGGGGCCTTCCCTTTTTCAAGGGTCACCTCTTGACTGAGGAGGATCAAATCATTCGACAACATATCCTGAATCTTATGTGCAGGCACGAGACGAGTTGGGTTGACCCTTCGCTACAATGTGATGCGCTCTTCGATGGTTTAGAAAGGATGGATGAACTAGAAAAAGACGGCTTGTTGGAACGATCGGCTTTCACCCTGAAGGTCACAACGGAAGGTTTGCCTTTCATCAGGAATATTTGCCAAGCTTTGGATGCGCGCTTGTGGGAACATCAGCCGGAAGGACTGCTGTTTAGTCAGGTGGTTTAG
- a CDS encoding rhodanese-like domain-containing protein → MINPHIESIGHPIHTIQGHKKLLKEGVILLDVRSLPEFAEGHAKTAILLPMEDISFFKDVIKSWKRPVLTCSSTGKRSRKAMYALRKEGIPAFDGGAWETWK, encoded by the coding sequence ATGATAAACCCCCACATTGAAAGCATAGGCCATCCAATCCACACGATCCAGGGCCATAAGAAATTACTCAAGGAAGGCGTTATTTTATTGGATGTGAGGAGCCTCCCAGAATTTGCAGAAGGCCACGCTAAGACGGCCATCCTACTGCCGATGGAGGATATTTCTTTTTTCAAAGACGTTATCAAAAGTTGGAAACGGCCGGTGTTAACTTGTTCTTCTACGGGTAAAAGAAGTAGAAAAGCGATGTATGCCTTGAGAAAAGAAGGAATCCCCGCCTTTGATGGTGGGGCTTGGGAGACCTGGAAATAA
- a CDS encoding CBS domain-containing protein yields the protein MNPNNAISTIMSTEIISVKPNTKLAEVEKKFKSYPIHHLPVVDENYTVVGIISKMDMLQIARAIEHDASGKIYIDKVYNSWTAGRIMTPNPLFLDPDDSIGLVADIFLQNKFHAIPVVEDGRLVGIVTSHDLLQYAYEKITFPQIDNTLES from the coding sequence ATGAATCCAAATAATGCTATTTCAACGATTATGAGTACCGAAATTATTTCGGTGAAGCCAAATACCAAATTGGCTGAGGTGGAGAAAAAATTCAAGTCATATCCTATTCATCATTTGCCTGTGGTGGATGAGAATTATACTGTTGTTGGCATTATTAGCAAAATGGATATGTTGCAAATAGCCAGGGCTATTGAGCATGATGCCAGCGGTAAAATCTATATTGATAAGGTATATAACAGCTGGACAGCCGGTCGAATAATGACTCCCAATCCGCTGTTTTTGGACCCCGATGACAGTATTGGATTAGTAGCTGATATTTTTCTGCAAAATAAATTTCATGCTATTCCGGTGGTTGAGGACGGCCGACTGGTAGGCATTGTTACCAGTCACGATTTATTGCAATACGCGTATGAAAAAATCACATTCCCTCAAATTGATAATACCCTTGAATCATGA